One stretch of Cydia fagiglandana chromosome 18, ilCydFagi1.1, whole genome shotgun sequence DNA includes these proteins:
- the LOC134673058 gene encoding ATP-dependent Clp protease proteolytic subunit, with the protein MALKYSRLLVKAVTAGVNRSNVNIHRNIVTSSPARLGMVPIVVEQTGRGERAYDIYSRLLRERIICLMGPINDDISSLVVAQLLFLQSESSKKPVHLYINSPGGNVTAGLGIYDTMQYITPPVATWCVGQACSMASLLLSAGAPGMRHALPNSRIMIHQPSGGVRGQATDIQIQAEEILKLKAQINQLYVRHTGLAIEKVQSSMERDHFMSPVEAKAFGLIDNVLEHPMSHANDKECSTGTPKL; encoded by the coding sequence ATGGCTTTAAAATACTCTCGCCTACTCGTGAAAGCAGTTACTGCAGGCGTAAACAGGTCTAATGTAAATATTCACCGGAATATAGTGACCAGTTCACCTGCAAGACTTGGTATGGTGCCTATAGTCGTTGAGCAAACCGGCAGAGGCGAGCGTGCGTACGATATTTACTCTAGACTTCTTAGAGAACGGATTATATGTCTTATGGGGCCTATAAACGACGATATAAGCTCTCTAGTCGTCGCGCAGCTGCTATTTCTACAGTCTGAGTCGAGTAAGAAGCCGGTACACCTTTACATCAATTCTCCTGGCGGGAATGTGACCGCCGGACTCGGTATTTATGATACCATGCAGTATATAACTCCTCCTGTTGCTACTTGGTGCGTTGGTCAAGCTTGCAGTATGGCATCTTTGCTTCTTTCCGCTGGCGCTCCAGGAATGAGACATGCTCTGCCGAACTCCAGAATTATGATCCATCAGCCCTCTGGTGGAGTTCGAGGGCAGGCTACTGACATACAGATCCAagctgaagaaattttgaaaCTAAAagcgcaaatcaatcaattatATGTTAGACATACAGGTTTGGCTATAGAAAAAGTTCAAAGTTCTATGGAGCGCGACCACTTCATGTCTCCGGTGGAGGCTAAGGCCTTTGGTCTGATCGACAATGTACTGGAACACCCAATGTCTCATGCCAATGATAAGGAATGTTCTACTGGAACTCCTAAATTGTGA
- the LOC134673280 gene encoding peroxisomal multifunctional enzyme A-like gives MGANQSEIGSGKSDSGKADIVRRIKARLASVDKSKAQALGGVFLFNIIKGTSVYSWTLDLNNVSVYEGEPEDDPDSTFTLTEANFKTLVMGKEDARHVVQSGRCSVTGDVMRAMQLEPYIKLE, from the exons ATG GGAGCCAATCAGAGCGAGATCGGGTCCGGCAAGTCTGACTCTGGCAAGGCAGACATAGTCAGGAGGATTAAGGCCAGACTCGCGTCGGTAGACAAAAGCAAGGCGCAGGCGCTGGGTGGAGTGTTCTTGTTCAACATTATTAAGGGCACCAGTGTATATAGCTGGA CTCTGGACCTCAACAACGTGTCCGTCTACGAAGGCGAGCCCGAAGACGACCCTGACTCCACCTTCACCCTCACAGAAGCCAACTTCAAGACCCTGGTCATGGGCAAGGAGGACGCGCGCCACGTTGTTCAGTCCGGTCGGTGCTCTGTCACTGGCGATGTCATGCGGGCGATGCAACTTGAACCGTATATTAAGTTAGAATAG
- the LOC134673253 gene encoding ribosomal RNA processing protein 36 homolog: MSSSESEDNYDNSEKTEDLDDGERTAIRSELSTLSFEELQKLKERIGAKVYKEAIFGKKDGKIESVKPKVFKRENKNRPREMSSKKPVSMMIDVPKVRKKEIRDPRFDPLCGEFNKKQFADDYNFLTEMRMNDIKATRAELRQTTDPEKALKLRRLLQRLNEQHKASRMKKTERMEMEKQKKQAEKEVSEGKQPYYKNKSEKRVEALVSQFEELRKEGATRVQRHIKRRQQKVKRRSHKAPTGVS, translated from the exons ATGAGTAGCAGCGAGAGCGAAGATAATTATGATAACTCCGAGAAAACTGAAGATCTTGACGACGGGGAACGA ACTGCTATTAGGTCCGAGTTATCGACTCTATCATTCGAGGAACTACAAAAGTTAAAGGAAAGAATTGGAGCCAAAGTGTACAAGGAAGCCATATTTGGAAAAAAAGATGGCAAGATTGAATCCGTAAAACCGAAGGTGTTTAAAAGGGAAAATAAAAACAGACCGCGTGAAATGAGCTCCAAAAAGCCTGTGTCGATGATGATTGACGTGCCAAAAGTGAGGAAAAAGGAAATTCGTGATCCCAG ATTCGATCCTCTCTGCGGAGAATTCAACAAGAAGCAGTTTGCCGATGACTACAATTTCCTAACAGAAATGCGGATGAATGACATCAAAGCCACCAGGGCCGAGTTACGGCAGACCACAGACCCGGAGAAGGCCCTCAAACTGCGGCGTCTCCTGCAGAGGTTGAACGAGCAGCACAAGGCCAGCAGAATGAAGAAGACGGAGAGAATGGAGATGGAGAAACAGAAGAAACAGGCTGAGAAAGAAGTTAGCGAGGGGAAACAGCCatactataaaaataaat CTGAAAAACGCGTCGAAGCCCTAGTGTCCCAATTCGAGGAGCTCCGCAAAGAGGGCGCCACCCGCGTCCAGAGACATATCAAGCGGCGCCAGCAGAAGGTCAAGCGGCGCTCACACAAGGCCCCGACCGGCGTCAGCTGA